In Carcharodon carcharias isolate sCarCar2 chromosome 3, sCarCar2.pri, whole genome shotgun sequence, a single window of DNA contains:
- the cdv3 gene encoding protein CDV3 homolog, whose product MAERDDKSLDDFFAKRDKKKKKDKTKVAKAAVPAGPAKAAVPPEKVKKEKERVTKGECQDPQQEREDEEWKEFEQKEVDYSGLRIHALQISDEREEEDDEKKEDQGEDGESILYREGDKTVGPWNKITPAPAPVTVVAEVPESKPSGVYRPPAARSANVRRTQSQGPPEIYNDAQFPSLQASAKHVETRKDKEMEKTFEMVKYKNRAREDGSKSQSVQLELGNQFAVLGEQ is encoded by the exons ATGGCCGAGCGGGACGACAAGAGCCTCGACGATTTCTTCGCCAAAAGGGAcaagaagaagaagaaagacaAAACCAAAGTGGCCAAGGCGGCGGTTCCCGCCGGGCCGGCCAAAGCCGCGGTGCCGCCTGAg AAGGTGAAGAAGGAGAAGGAGCGGGTGACGAAGGGCGAGTGTCAGGATCCCCAGCAGGAGCGG GAGGATGAAGAATGGAAGGAGTTTGAGCAAAAGGAAGTTGATTACAGTGGCCTGAGGATTCACGCCTTACAAATCAG tgatgagagagaggaggaagacGATGAGAAGAAAGAAGATCAGGGTGAAGATGGTGAGAGCATCTTGTATAGAGAAGGAGACAAGACAGTCGGGCCCTGGAACAAGATAACACCAGCGCCAGCACCTGTCACTGTGG ttgcAGAAGTCCCAGAATCAAAACCATCCGGTGTTTATCGACCACCTGCAGCCAGATCCGCTAATGTGAGAAGAACACAATCACAAGGACCACCAGAGATTTATAATGATGCACAGTTTCCATCCCTACAAGCTTCTGCAAAGCATGTAGAAACCAGAAA AGATAAAGAAATGGAAAAGACCTTTGAGATGGTGAAATACAAAAACAGAGCCAGGGAGGATGGTTCTAAAAGTCAGTCCGTTCAGCTAGAACTTGGCAACCAGTTTGCTGTTCTTGGGGAGCAGTAA